One Burkholderia sp. WP9 genomic window, AAGGTGTGACGCACTTCGGCCGGGCGATGTTCGAGTTGAACATTGAGGGGTTGTGCGCAAATTCAAGCCAGGCCAAGGGGCGTGTTGAACGCGCGAACCTGACATTGCAGGACCGCCTGGTGAAGGAACTACGGCTACGCCAGATCGACACGCGGGAAGCGGCCAACGCTTACGCGCCTCACTTCATCGCCGACTACAACACGCGCTTTGGCAAGGTACCACGCAGCGCTTTCAATGCTCACCGGCCGCTGCGAACAGATGAGAATCTCGACACCATCCTGACGTGGCGTGAACCGCGGCGCGTCACGCGCTCGCTGACGCTGCAGTACGACCGGGTGATCTACCTGCTCGATGACACGGACGCGAACCGCAGACTGGTCGGACGCTACGTCGATGTGTACGAGTATCCGGACGGTCGCATTGAGGTTCGCGCGGATGGTGTCGCCCTTCCCTGCACGCCTTATGACCGGCTCTCGGAGATCGATCAGGGCGCGGTGGTCGACCACAAGCGGCTGGGTCACGTGCTGCAGGTCGCGCAACTGGTTCAGGCCGATCGCGATAACCGTCGCGCGTCAGGTTCACCGTCACGGACCAATCAGGGGCAGGCTCCGAAGCTGAAGGAGCGCAAGGCACGGACAAAGAAGCAGCGGGAGATCACTGTCGATGATCTGAACACCGCGATTGGCAGAACGACGGTCAGCCTTCGTGACCCTGTAATCAAAACCTCGTCAAGGAGATAGCAAAGGTACAACTACGACACTTCTACTTTGCTGCCACTACGACATTTCAGAATGGCCTCGACATTGTGTGTGGAGGCTTTATGTAAATGTCGTGTTCTAGCCATTTAGATGGAATGGTCGCCTCCCGCCTTAACGGTCTGTCCGGCGCCGCGGTCTCGCTTCCAGAACGTGCGACATTGCAGGTTCGGCAGTCCTGCCGTCAAGGAGAATCTGATGGAACCCACGATCATTGCCATCGATCTGGCGACGCGCGTCTTCCAGATCCATTTCGTTGATTCTGACACCGGCGCAATCCACAACAAGGCTCTCAAACGCGCGCAGCTACTACCGTTCTTTGCCAACCGGCCTGTATCCCGTGTCGTGATGGAAGCCTGTGGCAGCGCTCATCATTGGGCAAGGCAACTGGCTCGGCTTGGCCACGATGTGCGGCTCATTGCAGCGCAGTTCGTGCGGCCATTCGTCAAGTCGAACAA contains:
- a CDS encoding ISNCY family transposase; translation: MTWQAAERLHLSRRQVERLTVRYRRQGASGLLSRHRGHPSNYQLADGTAERALNLIRGSYVDFGPTLACEKLRECHGLVLSKETVRHLMTEAGLWIPRRQRPPKIYQPRARRSCLGELIQIDGSDHRWFEDRAPACTLLVYVDDATSRIMALHFTATESTFSYFEATRAYLELHGKPVAFYSDKASVFRSTQTATTGGKGVTHFGRAMFELNIEGLCANSSQAKGRVERANLTLQDRLVKELRLRQIDTREAANAYAPHFIADYNTRFGKVPRSAFNAHRPLRTDENLDTILTWREPRRVTRSLTLQYDRVIYLLDDTDANRRLVGRYVDVYEYPDGRIEVRADGVALPCTPYDRLSEIDQGAVVDHKRLGHVLQVAQLVQADRDNRRASGSPSRTNQGQAPKLKERKARTKKQREITVDDLNTAIGRTTVSLRDPVIKTSSRR